One stretch of Astatotilapia calliptera chromosome 3, fAstCal1.2, whole genome shotgun sequence DNA includes these proteins:
- the LOC113019417 gene encoding serine/threonine-protein kinase 26-like: protein MEVPGMQSTQLDPEELFTKLDRIGKGSFGEVFKGIDNRTQSVVAIKTIDLEEAEDEIEDIQQEITVLSQCDSPYITKYYGSYLKGSKLWIIMEYLGGGSALDLLRAGPFDEFQIATMLKEILKGLDYLHSEKKIHRDIKAANVLLSEQGQVKLADFGVAGQLTDTQIKRETFVGTPFWMAPEVIQQSAYDSKADIWSLGITAIELAKGEPPNSDMHPMRVLFHIPKSPPPTLTGDFSKSFKEFTEACLNKDPSFRPTAKELLKHKFIVKHCKKTSYLSELIDRYRRWKEEDHSDNSSDDSDSESSNKENNESPEWSFTTVRKKKQDKSDSRTILNGNDQMSKSASLTTVISPVFTELKQQHKEHSEQRLAIEELERNIRIAEDICPGITDKMVTHIIARYTTN from the exons AGTACTCAGCTCGATCCAGAGGAGCTGTTCACTAAATTGGATCGCATTGGAAAAGGATCTTTTGGAGAG GTCTTCAAAGGAATCGATAATCGCACTCAGAGCGTCGTCGCCATCAAAACGATCGATCTGGAGGAGGCAGAGGATGAAATCGAGGACATCCAGCAGGAGATCACGGTGCTCAGTCAGTGCGACAGTCCGTACATCACCAAGTACTACGGCTCCTACCTGAAG GGAAGTAAATTGTGGATCATCATGGAGTATCTTGGAGGGGGCTCAGCACTCGACTTG ctGCGGGCAGGTCCGTTTGATGAGTTTCAGATTGCCACCATGCTGAAGGAGATCCTGAAAGGGCTCGACTACCTGCACTCTGAGAAGAAGATCCACAGAGACATCAAAG CTGCCAACGTCCTGCTGTCGGAGCAGGGTCAGGTGAAGCTGGCGGACTTCGGAGTGGCAGGTCAGCTGACAGACACGCAGATCAAGAGGGAAACCTTTGTGGGAACGCCGTTCTGGATGGCTCCTGAGGTCATCCAGCAGTCCGCCTACGACTCCAAG GCGGATATTTGGTCGCTGGGCATCACGGCCATCGAGCTCGCCAAGGGGGAACCGCCGAACTCCGACATGCATCCAATGCGAGTGCTCTTCCACATCCCCAAATCCCCTCCTCCAACACTGACTGGTGATTTCTCCAAAAGCTTCAAAGAGTTCACAGAAGCTTGCCTCAACAAGGACCCTTCTTTT CGTCCCACAGCCAAGGAGCTGCTCAAACACAAGTTCATCGTCAAACACTGCAAGAAGACGTCCTATCTCAGCGAGCTGATTGACAGGTACAGGAGGTGGAAGGAGGAGGACCACAGTGACAACAGTTCAGACGACTCTGACAG tGAATCTAGTAATAAGGAAAACAACGAGTCTCCAGAGTGGTCCTTCACCACTGTCCGTAAGAAGAAGCAGGACAAGTCAGATAGCAGGACCATCCTCAATGGAAAT GATCAGATGAGTAAATCTGCCAGTCTCACCACAGTCATCTCCCCCGTCTTCACAGAG TTGAAGCAACAGCACAAGGAGCACTCTGAGCAGCGGTTGGCCATCGAGGAGCTGGAACGTAACATTCGAATAGCTGAAGATATCTGTCCAGGCATCACGGACAAGATGGTCACGCATATCATTGCCAG atacacaacaaattga
- the LOC113019416 gene encoding FERM domain-containing protein 7, whose product MGDRQRRTGRLENLTTKSRVSKETKLRLRVVFLDDSERTFEVEQKVLGGDFYNKVCGHLKLLEKEYFGLEFRHHSGNYVWLELLKPLVKQIKYTNDLFFRFIVKFFPPDPGQLKRGLTRYLFALQIKQDLSNGSLTCNDNSAALLVSHILQSEIGDYDEELDCQHLEMKHYVPNQEYLDHKIIKFHKKHRGLSPANSDIQLLEVARKLDMYGIRPYPAYDGEGMRINLAVTHSGVLVFQGNTKINTFSWAKIRKLSFKRKHFLIKLHDKVGPSCKDTLELAMASRDVCKSFWKMCVEYHAFFRLAEEPKAIHKTLLSCKGSSFRYSGRTQKQLLECLGSGEKKPSHFEKMYSQTDCDPRQCRSSPDLLTDVSKQVYEHSHPFPRSSRALAIHSQDQLDPHHRDNDIEINERVAKRSHSCVEVSQRPRLLSQVTPLSPSVNQTTPPSPSLKTRSASISVVEDARGVRIGTQRQAQRLAGVYGNRSRRRPNPQPHPDAGQQLVLLYPNSPAYQYHPVLPSFPLAGSSPLNRHPYLSEFVTVSSLERIPHTRRRDYVTMDGITRPSFYPMCHDSPSSSPIRRNLRSSGSGGLGLARMYQPGSNGARIRGVGHTEAGHYSDDSNFLPGLPRRVASQPDVKLNLSRSSNTAFNPASEFRPLGYYPHLTRPSRPTYLPLNSSPLPERPSSLCMIGSTAGSYSDSDPEVFYPYYCPAPQVGKMVRSAGLARMRFSSGSLQLDEEEEGEEEEKEHATAKETAKKEPEGEEEKKEKSEGGADTKGAAKVTEVTL is encoded by the exons CAAAAGGTTTTAGGTGGCGACTTCTACAACAAAGTGTGCGGTCATCTGAAACTGCTGGAGAAGGAGTACTTTGGCCTGGAGTTCAGACACCACAGTGGCAATTAT GTTTGGTTGGAGCTGCTGAAACCTTTGGTCAAACAGATCAAAT ACACCAATGATTTATTCTTCAGGTTTATAGTCAAATTTTTTCCACCAGATCCTGGACAACTCAAAAGAGGCCTCACCAG GTATCTTTTTGCCTTACAGATCAAGCAGGACTTGTCTAATGGCAGTCTGACCTGTAATGACAACAGTGCCGCCCTGCTGGTCTCTCACATACTGCAGT CAGAGATAGGGGACTATGATGAGGAGCTGGACTGCCAGCATTTGGAGATGAAGCACTATGTTCCCAACCAGGAATATCTGGACCACAAAATCATCAAGTTTCACAAGAAACACAG AGGACTCTCTCCAGCAAACTCCGACATCCAGCTGCTGGAGGTGGCGAGGAAGCTGGACATGTATGGAATCAGGCCTTACCCTGCCTATGATGGGGAGGGAATGAGGATCAATCTGGCTGTCACACACTCTGGAGTGCTAGTCTTTCAG GGAAACACAAAAATCAACACATTCAGCTGGGCAAAGATCCGCAAGCTAAGCTTCAAACGCAAGCATTTCCTCATCAAACTACATGATAAAGTTGGG CCCTCGTGTAAGGATACACTAGAGTTGGCCATGGCCAGCCGTGATGTGTGTAAATCATTCTGGAAGATGTGTGTGGAGTACCATGCTTTCTTCAGGCTGGCTGAGGAACCAAAGGCCATACACAAAACTCTGCTGTCATGTAAAGGCTCCAGCTTCAGATACAG TGGTCGGACCCAGAAGCAGCTGCTGGAGTGTCTGGGATCAGGGGAGAAGAAGCCTTCACACTTtgaaaa GATGTACAGTCAGACTGACTGTGACCCCAGACAATGTCGATCTTCTCCTGATCTCCTCACAGATGTCTCCAAACAG GTGTACGAACATTCCCACCCATTCCCACGGTCAAGTCGTGCTCTGGCAATACACAGCCAGGATCAGCTGGACCCGCATCATCGAGACAATGATATTGAAATCAACGAAAGAGTGGCTAAACGCAGCCATTCATGTGTTGAGGTCAGCCAGAGGCCTCGCCTCCTCTCCCAAGTCACTCCTCTTTCTCCATCTGTCAACCAGACAACGCCGCCTTCACCCTCACTGAAGACGAGATCTGCTTCGATATCTGTAGTAGAGGACGCAAGGGGGGTACGAATCGGGACACAGCGCCAAGCCCAGCGGTTAGCTGGTGTCTATGGAAACCGATCTAGACGTCGACCCAACCCCCAGCCACATCCAGATGCAGGACAGCAGCTGGTCCTTCTCTACCCTAACAGCCCTGCCTACCAGTATCATCCTGTCCTCCCATCGTTCCCATTAGCTGGCTCCTCGCCACTCAACCGACATCCCTACTTGTCGGAATTTGTTACCGTTTCCTCACTGGAACGAATTCCACATACAAGACGGCGGGATTATGTGACAATGGATGGCATAACACGGCCATCTTTTTACCCAATGTGTCACGATTCGCCATCTAGTTCACCAATCAGGAGAAACCTCCGCTCCAGTGGTTCAGGTGGGCTGGGATTGGCCAGAATGTACCAACCAGGAAGCAATGGTGCAAGAATCAGGGGCGTTGGACATACAGAGGCGGGTCATTACAGCGATGACTCCAACTTCCTTCCTGGACTGCCTCGCCGTGTAGCCAGCCAACCTGATGTCAAATTAAACCTCTCGAGGAGCTCAAACACTGCCTTTAACCCTGCTTCTGAGTTTCGCCCTCTTGGTTACTACCCCCACCTGACGCGCCCCTCCAGACCCACCTACCTCCCACTAAACTCTTCCCCTCTGCCTGAACGCCCCAGTTCACTATGTATGATTGGCAGCACTGCGGGAAGCTACAGCGACTCAGACCCGGAGGTTTTCTATCCATACTACTGCCCTGCCCCTCAGGTAGGCAAGATGGTACGGTCCGCTGGACTAGCCAGGATGAGGTTTTCATCGGGGAGTCTCCAActtgatgaggaggaagagggggaggaggaagagaaggagcatgcaacagcaaaagaaactgcaaagaaggagccagagggtgaagaggagaagaaagaaaagagtgaaGGAGGAGCGGATACGAAAGGAGCGGCAAAGGTTACTGAAGTGACGCTGTAG